A window from Theobroma cacao cultivar B97-61/B2 chromosome 3, Criollo_cocoa_genome_V2, whole genome shotgun sequence encodes these proteins:
- the LOC18606156 gene encoding uncharacterized protein LOC18606156 has translation MLSSDDFSNSNSIPVDTMATKMATRCKDMAVLVTVYAEKPRRSVSSNHQHHRQHHYLHHTIKQELIKHGGAGKGYNRRAELLHYSQRLRESARSAASTALQSKPVSSNDQQASNKIVAVQRKPKCSKTPACFDNWGILIPRFLRSLTTLQAKKTGKKKQHCGSTARNSSMMRAAMKSLQMQKTWRFFSKPISMLHKHR, from the exons ATGTTGTCTTCTGACGATTTCTCCAACTCAAATTCTATCCCTGTCGACACCATGGCAACCAAAATG GCGACACGCTGTAAAGACATGGCGGTGTTGGTAACCGTTTACGCAGAGAAGCCCCGGAGGAGTGTTTCATCAAACCACCAACACCACCGTCAACACCATTATCTTCATCACACCATCAAGCAAGAGCTGATTAAGCATGGAGGCGCAGGTAAAGGGTACAACAGAAGAGCTGAGCTTCTTCATTACTCTCAGCGCCTTAGGGAGTCAGCTCGATCAGCGGCGTCCACAGCCTTGCAGTCAAAACCAGTTTCTTCCAATGATCAGCAAGCTTCAAACAAG ATTGTCGCTGTCCAAAGAAAGCCAAAATGTTCCAAGACTCCCGCTTGTTTTGACAACTGGGGAATCTTGATCCCAAGGTTTCTTAGATCTTTGACGACCCTCCAAGCCAAGAAAACTGGGAAGAAAAAGCAGCATTGTGGATCCACAGCAAGAAATAGTAGTATGATGAGAGCTGCAATGAAAAGCTTACAG ATGCAAAAGACGTGGAGATTCTTCTCAAAACCGATCTCGATGTTGCATAAGCATCGATAA
- the LOC18606162 gene encoding uncharacterized protein LOC18606162 yields the protein MLEALEGLVGWLQRVCHEDALKWKVKIPNRKDDQGKTVLDIAASHNQLEFIKLLSEINAQNSKGRRLSASSTIQHRVKLFLRTIVKKMQYCGRNRDLSKASSPASRKTLTNYLRSKTSFDEKFAVFITRHKLKISDNARSALLVVVGLLVAATFPAIFSLPGSVRQGDNENPSTVAVTSSTASGRPPLAGTVVMDWTQGRSFIFC from the exons ATGTTGGAAGCTCTTGAAGGTCTGGTAGGATGGCTTCAAAGAGTCTGTCATGAAGATGCCTTAAAATGGAAGGTAAAGATCCCAAACAGGAAGGATGATCAAGGCAAAACGGTATTGGACATTGCAGCATCCCATAATCAACTCGAG TTCATTAAGTTGTTGTCTGAAATAAATGCCCAGAATTCTAAGGGCCGGCGTCTATCAGCTTCGAGCACAATCCAACATAGAGTCAAATTGTTTTTGAGAACGATAGTTAAGAAAATGCAATATTGCGGCAGAAACAGAGATCTTTCGAAGGCTTCATCACCTGCATCTCGTAAAACTCTCACAAATTACTTAAGGTCAAAGAcatcatttgatgaaaagttTGCGGTTTTCATTACTCGTCACAAGCTGAAGATCTCCGATAATGCACGCAGTGCGTTGCTAGTGGTTGTTGGGCTGCTTGTAGCAGCGACTTTCCCGGCCATATTCAGTCTCCCTGGTAGTGTTCGGCAGGGTGACAATGAGAACCCAAGTACTGTTGCTGTTACGAGCAGCACCGCTTCAGGGAGACCACCGCTTGCAGGGACGGTTGTCATGGACTGGACTCAGGGACgttcctttattttttgttga
- the LOC18606163 gene encoding ankyrin repeat-containing protein At2g01680, whose translation MGDRLTAASKAGNVTALYELIEEDADVLRRVEEIMFVHTPLHIAASDGQTCFAMEMINLMPSFSRKLNKSGFSPMHLALLNGHSKLVLLFLRADCDLVRVKGRGGMTSLHYACTEHGNDDVLANFLVTCPKSIEDLTAQGETALHMAVKSNNFGALEVLVGWLRRVCHEEAFKWEINIPNWKDEHGHTILDIAVSNNMQLEVLKLLAEINAKTSDSLTVSDILRRRQSNLGRNRVLRIQCGITDPEQNASTLASYLRSKLSIDERLAVYITRHKMKISDDVRNILLVVAGFIIASTLQIVLNDPGGFQRDVGDSGNNNSEGTPVPSQSRLSDRAAMTVFLLSSLYNNTAFCIVNGVIGLLLPDGLFGMILIRLLPVSILCYVLWIQRSLPNGLVIYNLLVFLLAYVFVFLAFVTYSRGQNKLRQLQSNTNNFAGSYRKRKTEAAEGQANSATSADPDP comes from the exons ATGGGCGACCGATTAACTGCGGCTTCAAAAGCTGGTAATGTAACTGCTTTGTATGAATTAATCGAGGAGGATGCCGATGTTTTAAGGCGTGTTGAGGAGATAATGTTTGTGCATACGCCTCTGCACATAGCAGCTTCTGATGGGCAGACTTGTTTTGCAATGgaaatgattaatttgatGCCATCGTTTAGCCGTAAGTTGAACAAATCTGGGTTTAGCCCAATGCATCTTGCACTTTTGAATGGGCATTCCAAGTTGGTGCTCTTGTTTCTACGTGCAGATTGTGATCTCGTTCGTGTTAAAGGCAGAGGAGGCATGACCTCTTTGCATTATGCATGTACGGAGCATGGAAATGATGATGTCCTCGcaaattttcttgttacttGTCCAAAATCTATTGAAGACTTGACAGCTCAAGGCGAGACTGCTTTGCATATGGCCGTTAAAAGCAACAATTTTGGTGCTCTTGAAGTTTTGGTCGGATGGCTCCGAAGAGTTTGCCATGAAGAGGCTTTCAAATGGGAAATAAACATTCCTAATTGGAAAGATGAGCACGGCCATACTATATTGGATATTGCAGTATCTAATAATATGCAACTTGAG GTCCTTAAATTGTTAGCCGAGATAAATGCTAAAACATCTGATAGTCTGACAGTCTCAGACATCTTACGAAGGCGCCAATCCAACTTGGGAAGAAACAGAGTACTTAGAATTCAATGTGGTATTACTGATCCAGAGCAGAATGCTTCAACTCTTGCAAGTTATTTAAGGTCAAAATTATCTATTGATGAAAGGTTAGCAGTCTACATCACTCgtcataaaatgaaaatctcaGATGATGTGCGCAATATATTGCTGGTGGTGGCCGGGTTCATTATAGCATCAACCTTGCAAATTGTTCTCAATGACCCGGGTGGTTTTCAGAGGGATGTTGGGGACAGTGGCAACAACAATTCTGAAGGAACACCAGTACCATCACAGTCACGCCTTTCAGACAGGGCTGCAATGACAGTATTCTTGCTGTCCTCGTTGTACAACAATACCGCCTTTTGCATCGTGAATGGTGTAATTGGTCTTCTCCTTCCGGATGGCTTGTTCGGGATGATCCTGATTCGGCTACTGCCTGTCTCGATACTTTGCTATGTTCTGTGGATACAACGCAGCTTGCCAAACGGACTTGTCATATATAATTTGCTAGTTTTCCTTTTGGCCTACGTATTTGTATTCCTTGCTTTTGTTACTTATTCAAGGGGACAAAATAAACTTCGGCAACTTCAGAGCAATACAAATAACTTTGCTGGTTcatatagaaaaagaaaaactgaagcAGCTGAAGGTCAAGCCAATAGTGCTACTAGCGCTGACCCAGATCCATAA
- the LOC18606158 gene encoding uncharacterized protein LOC18606158 has product MSISMALFSPSTTSLSVKPHFTHKSTFFLPLRRPIRFLSTPKSLPDNGAGVSASVAAVDDAKPKQKDPVLEEAVAESAGTNGAATSPGIDVLSKFEDPRWIGGTWDLKLFQKNGSTDWDAVIDAEVKRRKWLQDNPETTSNDDPVVFDTSTIPWWAWMKRFHLPEAELLNGRAAMIGFFMAYLVDSLTGVGLVDQMSNFFCKTLLFVAVVGVLLIRKNEDLDNIKKLIEETTFYDKQWQATWQDDTSSENN; this is encoded by the exons ATGTCCATATCCATGGCCTTGTTTTCTCCTTCTACTACATCCCTGTCTGTCAAACCCCATTTCACCCATAAATCAACTTTTTTTCTCCCTCTCAGAAGACCCATTCGTTTCCTTTCCACTCCCAAGTCTTTACCAGACAATGGAGCGGGAGTTTCAGCTTCAGTTGCTGCTGTTGACGACGCAAAACCCAAGCAGAAAGACCCTGTACTTGAAGAGGCTGTGGCGGAGTCTGCTGGGACTAACGGGGCGGCTACGAGCCCAGGAATTGACGTTTTGAGCAAGTTTGAGGATCCTAGGTGGATTGGAGGAACATGGGACTTGAAACTGTTTCAGAAGAACGGGAGCACTGACTGGGATGCTGTTATTGATGCTg AGGTCAAGAGGAGAAAATGGCTCCAGGACAATCCAGAAACAACCAGTAATGATGACCCTGTAGTGTTTGACACTTCCACCATACCTTGGTGGGCATGGATGAAGAGGTTTCATCTACCTGAAGCTGAATTGCTTAACG GCCGTGCAGCAATGATAGGTTTCTTCATGGCTTATCTGGTTGATAGCTTGACTGGAGTAGGTCTGGTTGATCAAATGAGCAACTTCTTCTGCAAGACTCTATTGTTTGTAGCTGTTGTGGGAGTACTTTTAATCAGGAAGAATGAGGATTTAGATAACATCAAGAAGCTGATTGAAGAGACAACCTTTTACGACAAGCAATGGCAAGCAACTTGGCAGGATGATACCAGTTCAGAGAATAACTAG
- the LOC18606165 gene encoding ankyrin repeat-containing protein At3g12360, which translates to MDNVLIEASEEEKINTLYQLFKNDAGFLKRIDKTMFEDTPLHLAASDGETCFAVEVMNLMPSFARKLNKDGLSPMHLALLKGHSELVLLLLRADRDLVRVKGRGGMTPLHYATQNGIIDLLADFLAACPKSIEDITVQAETVLHIAVKNNMLEALEVLVGWLKRVCHEDAFSWRTDILNWRDKQGDTVLDIAVSNMQIEAIQLLYEINARNSKGKTALGTLQHQTKMDTRVVRQMLRKTRVSKPSSPKNTKTLANYLRSKTTFDERVAVYITRQRMKIAEDLRNALLVVAGVIVAATFHAVFSPPGSFRQENGNPTIMIDGTYSPVTDASASGESPSNDAGKSVMDNGEFIVFSTFNTFILCTVIGILGLLLSDGLIGVNMMLMLIYLLVCYAVSIFVISPKMNIAVTDLVLLSLFIVFLYTVLLIYSRGKRKLQQLNYNANKCPKEALADEVQESGARTASDESSAQNITSA; encoded by the exons atggATAATGTCTTGATTGAGGCctctgaagaagaaaaaattaataccTTGTATCAGTTATTCAAGAATGATGCAGGTTTCTTAAAGCGAATTGATAAAACAATGTTTGAAGATACTCCACTGCACTTAGCAGCTTCAGATGGCGAAACCTGTTTCGCAGTGGAGGTGATGAATTTGATGCCATCATTTGCCCGGAAACTAAACAAAGATGGGCTTAGCCCTATGCATCTTGCTTTGTTGAAGGGGCATTCTGAGTTGGTGCTGTTACTACTACGTGCTGATCGTGATCTTGTTCGTGTCAAAGGAAGAGGAGGCATGACCCCTTTGCATTATGCGACTCAAAATGGAATCATCGATCTCTTGGCTGATTTTCTTGCGGCTTGTCCAAAGTCTATTGAAGATATAACTGTTCAGGCAGAGACTGTATTGCATATTGCTGTTAAAAACAACATGTTAGAGGCCCTTGAAGTTTTGGTGGGATGGCTTAAGAGAGTCTGCCATGAAGATGCCTTCAGTTGGAGGACAGACATTCTGAATTGGAGGGACAAGCAAGGCGACACTGTATTGGACATTGCAGTATCTAATATGCAAATTGAG GCAATCCAGTtattatatgaaataaatGCCAGGAATTCTAAAGGGAAAACAGCTTTGGGCACCCTGCAACACCAAACCAAAATGGATACAAGAGTAGTACGTCAAATGCTGCGCAAGACTCGGGTTTCAAAACCTTCATCGCCTAAAAATACTAAAACTCTTGCAAACTACTTAAGGTCAAAGACAACATTTGATGAAAGGGTAGCGGTATACATCACACGTCAGAGAATGAAAATTGCAGAGGACCTGCGCAATGCATTGCTGGTGGTTGCTGGGGTGATCGTTGCAGCCACTTTCCATGCTGTATTTAGTCCCCCTGGAAGTTTTCGGCAGGAAAATGGCAACCCAACTATTATGATCGATGGAACTTACAGCCCTGTTACAGACGCCAGTGCCAGTGGAGAATCACCATCAAATGATGCAGGAAAGAGTGTCATGGATAACGGAGAATTCATTGTCTTCTCTACTTTCAACACCTTTATCCTTTGCACTGTAATCGGTATTCTTGGCCTTCTCCTCTCAGACGGCTTGATCGGGGTGAATATGATGTTGATGCTAATTTACTTGTTAGTCTGCTATGCTGTTTCGATATTTGTCATATCACCAAAGATGAATATTGCAGTTACTGATCTGGTATTGTTGTCCTTGTTCATCGTGTTTCTGTACACCGTTCTCCTAATTTATTCACGAGGAAAGCGGAAGCTTCAGCAACTTAACTACAATGCAAACAAGTGCCCTAAAGAAGCACTGGCAGATGAAGTTCAGGAGAGCGGTGCTAGGACTGCTAGTGACGAGTCAAGTGCGCAAAATATTACATCCGCATGA
- the LOC18606161 gene encoding ankyrin repeat-containing protein At2g01680, with product MDKRLKKAAEDGDVDTLYALLAQDPYLLDRIDQIPIVETPLHVAASFGRTHFALEIATLKPSLALKLNHIGLSPMHLALGNGYIHTARGLITVDPELIRVKGRERITPLHYVAETEHVDLLAEFLWVCPGSVEDLTVRCETAVHVAVKNHKSRAVKVLVGWLQRVNKEEILNWKDEDGNTVLHIATSTNQPKVMKSIIRHVNVNAKNLQELTAMDICLLEELQQNEVGDILRHAKAKRASSLANFTITLADYLSQELSLLEKRDKHLGLKGQNQRKSRSNIGNVILVVAILIATATYQSGPSPPGGYWQDDYDPPANNTNNLSATYLGKEGRPHRAGDMIMDPVHIFFFFTLNSIAFYASVSTILIIIMGLPYSITLYVSACFFLLAYSTSLANNYPYTPQESLTNKVAGIIYVHVTYLFTGMIILVTLVAFLRHKRLKWRLDFLRRNLGDAL from the exons ATGGATAAGAGATTGAAGAAGGCTGCTGAGGATGGAGATGTCGACACGCTGTATGCCTTACTCGCTCAGGATCCATACCTTTTGGATCGAATTGATCAGATTCCAATTGTCGAGACTCCATTACATGTTGCTGCAAGCTTTGGGAGGACTCATTTTGCTTTGGAAATTGCTACCTTGAAGCCTTCGCTTGCACTGAAGCTGAACCATATTGGCCTTAGCCCCATGCATCTGGCTCTAGGAAACGGGTATATCCACACGGCAAGAGGGCTTATAACAGTTGACCCTGAGCTAATTCGGGTAAAAGGAAGGGAGAGGATTACTCCTTTGCATTATGTAGCTGAAACAGAACATGTCGATCTCTTGGCTGAATTTTTATGGGTTTGTCCAGGGTCCGTTGAGGATTTGACCGTTCGATGTGAGACTGCTGTTCATGTTGCTGTAAAAAATCACAAGTCTAGAGCTGTTAAAGTCCTGGTTGGTTGGCTTCAGCGGGTCAACAAGGAAGAGATTCTAAACTGGAAGGATGAGGATGGTAACACTGTCTTGCATATTGCAACCTCCACAAATCAACCAAAG GTCATGAAGTCAATTATTAGACACGTGAATGTAAATGCAAAGAACCTCCAAGAGTTGACAGCTATGGACATCTGCCTTCTAGAAGAATTACAGCAGAATGAAGTTGGGGATATTCTTCGCCATGCCAAAGCTAAACGAGCTTCATCTCTCGCTAACTTTACTATAACCCTTGCGGATTACCTGAGTCAGGAACTATCGCTTCTTGAGAAAAGGGACAAGCACCTAGGACTCAAAGGCCAAAACCAAAGGAAATCCCGCAGCAACATCGGAAATGTAATACTTGTGGTGGCCATATTGATTGCAACAGCAACTTACCAATCTGGTCCCAGCCCTCCTGGTGGATATTGGCAAGATGACTACGATCCTCCAGCCAACAACACCAACAACCTCTCTGCCACCTACCTGGGGAAAGAAGGGCGACCACATCGAGCAGGAGACATGATCATGGACCCAGTgcatatctttttcttcttcactctTAATAGTATAGCCTTTTATGCATCCGTTTCCACAATTCTTATAATCATAATGGGGCTCCCTTACTCAATCACGCTATATGTTTCTGCATGTTTTTTCTTGTTAGCTTACTCGACTTCCTTGGCTAACAACTACCCTTATACGCCACAGGAAAGTTTGACAAATAAAGTTGCAGGCATTATATATGTGCATGTAACTTACTTGTTCACAGGAATGATTATTTTGGTCACTTTGGTGGCTTTCCTTCGGCATAAGAGGCTGAAATGGAGGTTAGATTTTCTGAGAAGAAATCTGGGTGATGCTTTATAA